The Saprospiraceae bacterium genomic interval CTGTATTGTTTTTCCATTGACTTTCAGGATGACTTCTTTTCCAAGATTTGTTTCATCTCGGACATAATGATAAAGGCCTCCCGGTAGTAATTCGTCCTGTGCCCATCCGGGTATGCGGATATGTAAGGTAAGATTGATCGGAGTCTCCGGGTCCATCTTCAGACTAAGGGACCCATTCCATGGATAATCTGCCTCCATTTTTAGATTGATTTCCTGGTTTCCCATGGGGATCTTTGCTTCATTTGCGATGAACCGATTGATATAAATTTCTTTATCGCTCTTACCATAAATAGTAGATCCTATTTCAGGTAAAAAACGGATAATATTGGTGGGACAACAGGGTGGGTCATCCCAGGATTCCCGCCTCCTTTTTCCTTTCGATTCCAGGATATTGGTGTAAAAATACCTGTCCCCACTCAATGAAACGCCGGCTAATGCTGCATTATACATGGTAAGCTCCAGCAAGTCAGCATATTTTGCGTCCCCATTCAACATATTCATCCTTCTGTTCCAGAAAGTAAACCCAATACTGGAGCAGGTTTCGCAATATGCCTGGACATTGGGAAGCAGGTAAGCTGATCCAAATCCCTCATCATGAAACTGCCGGGTTCCAATGCCACCGGTGATATACATTTTCTTGCAGACAATATCATTCCAAATGGAATCCAATGCAGGCAGGTATTTATTTCTCTTAGTCTCCAGGGAAAGATCTGCCATAGCTGTATATAGATAAGTAGCCCGTACGGCATGCCCAACTGCATAGAACTGCTGGGTCACAGAAAGGTGGTCCTGCATATAGGAAGGGGGACGCCAACGTTGTGGTGTGTTTGCATTGGGATCGTGATCAGGAGGGGCCACTTTTTCAGCTGTCATCCTTTTGGGGTCTCCTCGTTCGTCAATAAAAAAAGTTGACAAATCAAGGTACTTTTTCTCCCCTGTAACTTTATAAAGTTTTAAAAGTGCAAGTTCTATTTCCTGATGCCCCGGGGCTTCTAATCTTTTATTTGGTCCAAAAACCGAATCGATGTGATCAGCATAACGAATGGCAGCATCCAGTAATTTTCTTTTACCGGTGACCTGGAAATAGGCAACAGCAGCTTCAAACAGATGCCCTGCACAATACAACTCGTGCTTACGAGGTATGTCTGTCCACTTCTTCGAGAGGTCATTTACTGTCCAATAGGTTGAAAGATAACCATCGGGTTGCTGGGCAGCCACAATCCTGTCAATCAAAGAATCTATGGTTGCTTCGAGCTCTTTATCAGGCGTATCGTTTAATGCATAAGCGGCTCCCTGAATTATTTTAAAAACGTTTGAATCACTACCACCATTACCTGTATGTTTCCCCTTCTTTTTCCCGGAAGCGATATCAAAATTTTCGATGTCGCGTACTGCTTCCTTTAAGGCAGACCTGATACCGACTAATCGATTTTTGTCAATTCTGGGTCTCCAAAATTGATCGGTAATGGATACATGTTGAAAAGAAACTTCTTTAATTATTTTATCCTGTATTTTACCTTGTTCGTCTACCTGGTAGGATCCTTCTTTTAAATTCACCTGGTTGGAAAATGCAAGCATCAGCAATCCAGTCATCAAAATAATTATTTTCCCTACCATGATTTATAGTTTTTTATTAATTGATTTTAACCGTACTATTATTGCATTACCTAAAATAGTTTTATCTACTCGCCATCAACTGTTTAATTCTATTATCGCATTGTATTTGAAATTGGACAATCTTCTTCTGAAAGACTTTTTTGTAAGCTAAATTATGTTCTTCCCAAGGATCATCCGTCAAATTGTATAGTTCAATGTATTCGGGATGTTTAGGATACCGGACAAATTTCCATTGCTTTGTTCGAATACATTCACTATTTGGAATTTTTGGTTCATCCATAAGGTGCTCACAAAATATTGAATCTCGCCAGTTATTAATATTGCCTTTCATGAGTGGCAATAAACTTTTACCCTGCATCCTGCCAGGAATAGGTATTCCAGCCAGGTTTAATATAGTTGGAGCAACATCAATATTCAAGACCATTTGATCCAAAGTTTTATTAATTGCAGTGCTTTTCCTAGGATCGTAAATTATTAATGGCACACGGATAGACACATCATGCATCAGCCATTTATCTGCATACCCCCTGTCACTCAAATAATAACCATTGTCGCCCATAAAAATAATAATGGTATTTTCAGCGACGCCAAGTTTATTTAATTCATCTGTTATGCTACCCACCGTTTGGTCAATGGCTGTTATCATTCTGTAATAACCTTTAACCATTTGCTGAAATTTTTCGGGCGTGT includes:
- a CDS encoding glycoside hydrolase family 127 protein, with product MVGKIIILMTGLLMLAFSNQVNLKEGSYQVDEQGKIQDKIIKEVSFQHVSITDQFWRPRIDKNRLVGIRSALKEAVRDIENFDIASGKKKGKHTGNGGSDSNVFKIIQGAAYALNDTPDKELEATIDSLIDRIVAAQQPDGYLSTYWTVNDLSKKWTDIPRKHELYCAGHLFEAAVAYFQVTGKRKLLDAAIRYADHIDSVFGPNKRLEAPGHQEIELALLKLYKVTGEKKYLDLSTFFIDERGDPKRMTAEKVAPPDHDPNANTPQRWRPPSYMQDHLSVTQQFYAVGHAVRATYLYTAMADLSLETKRNKYLPALDSIWNDIVCKKMYITGGIGTRQFHDEGFGSAYLLPNVQAYCETCSSIGFTFWNRRMNMLNGDAKYADLLELTMYNAALAGVSLSGDRYFYTNILESKGKRRRESWDDPPCCPTNIIRFLPEIGSTIYGKSDKEIYINRFIANEAKIPMGNQEINLKMEADYPWNGSLSLKMDPETPINLTLHIRIPGWAQDELLPGGLYHYVRDETNLGKEVILKVNGKTIQNIKQDRGYAVIQRKWKKGDKVELDLPMQVRVVSANPRIEDNQGKIVIMRGPLVYCIEETDNKSYFEGDNETYLILSGLRAEYRKDLLNEVVTIHGIASIPAKNEKIDITAIPYYAWCNREEGQMKVWLPWQSKNH